A stretch of DNA from Diospyros lotus cultivar Yz01 chromosome 14, ASM1463336v1, whole genome shotgun sequence:
TGCCaggtgaaatatatatatatatatatatgtatatacaataataaatgaattcttACAGAGAACTTCATGGGCTGTAATTCGCTTTTTCGGGTCTCTTAAAAGCATTTTTCTAACAAGATCCTTTGCACTGTCAGATATACTAGGCCATGGTTCCGATACAAAGTCAAGTTCACCTTTTAAAACTTGCTCAAATATGCCTTGTTCCGTCTCTGTCCAAATTGCATGTCAAAAAGTTAGATTACCTGTTAGATCTCTAAAGTCctatgacaaaattaaaaagaaaataaaagaaagaaaaggtttCACCATCCCAAAAAGGTGGGACCCCactcaacaaaatataaatgataacaCCAGCACTCCAAACATCACATTCTTGACCATAATGCTTCCGCAAAACTTCTGGAGCCACATAATAAGGGCTTCCAACCACATCAGTGAAGGTTTCACCTGAATGGTTGAAATATTAGCTCTTGAGAGATGTAAAGGACCCAAGGCAGCTTAAAGAGGGAAAACATGCAAAGTTGTTTGTATGACAAGGAAAGACAATGTAATGTCATTAGATGGCCACTAGGGGAAAGAAAACGCCAAGCAGAGGTTATTTATGATCTAAATCAATAAAATACCAGCATATAAGCATGCTTTTATAACTCACATGAATCCTTTAGCAATTGAAATACCCAACAAAGGAATATATCTGATGAAGATTAAATATCCCAACACTAATCAATATACTTTTTTAACCCTTCACGTTGTAAAGCAATCAAGTGTACCAGAACATAATTAACAAGTATATCTTGCATACAGAAATTAGTAATCGCTTCTTTTTGTATATTTCAGAAAGAATTGTGTTTGGACTTCCATATGGAAGGGAAAGGGGTGACAATAGATATCCACTTTGTCATGGACTAGTAGCGAAGCATGTATATAAAGCAAAAAAATTTACATCCTAAGGTGATGGCGACccagcaaaaagaaaaaggtgatGGTGATTGAAGTACATTTATTATGGGCAATGAGCCCGATCAAATTTTATTCCAGATATCCAAGATCAAAATTagaacaaatatataatattgcaTCGCGATTGGAAGCCAAAGACTTGTAACTCCACATTAATAACGGATGACTTCATTTGATAAGGCTTTTAATTAACTTGTATAGCATGGTTTTCTCTCCTTCAGAGAAGAGCCTGAGCTTTGGGACTGAAAGTGGATTTTAAATCCAAGCCTAAAAAGAAGCTAATATATAGGAGTGTATTGAAATTCAGGTGGCTAGAACTCAGACTGCTCAGTTCAGCTCACGCAGTTTGAATTTTGTATTAAGATTGTGATTCGACTATATTTTACATTGAACTAATTCTTTTTTGCACCATATGGCCCAGACCCAAATGGGTATCCTCCGTTTGGCTTATTCGCTTGAGCTGGAGTATTAAAATTGTTGTTTGGACCTTTTTCTTCTGAATCAATGGTTAACAtgccataaataaaaaaataaaaaaaaaacccaaaaaatgtCCGTGCAGCGATAGAAGAAGTTTGCCACAAAATAGATCAGTTGCCTAATTTTGCAAGATTAAGAGGAAAAATGGATACATCAATTCCCCAATATCTAACATTGTTCAACCAGAAGTCATAGATGGACAGTAAACTGCTTTCAAGAAAATGAGTATGACAATTTACTGGCAATACCCAAGTCTCATCCCAAGAACACTAGCTATATCCACTCCCATTCATCCTAGCAACTATAATAGTCCTAGTAGATATAAAGCCATTCTATacctaaacaaaataaaaggaaagcTGAAAAGAACTTAATATAGCCAACTTCAATTTGCTGGAAGTGCTTTTGAGTCGTTTTCTTCCCTGATTGACTAAGCTAATTAAAAGGAAATTGACACAGTTACTGATAACACTTGGTCCAAAAGCACCAGACAGGATGTTTGCCCTTAATCTGTGTTTGTCTAGTTAGTAATGCCTCCATTAAGCAACTCGTATGCCAAATTCAGTTTTTAAATGACAGCCCTATGGGAAGGTATGCATGGACTAACCTCCTAGTCCATTGCTCATTAAGGGCTGTGATGTTTAACCGAGGTTTCACTGGACAATTAATCGTTCAAAGAGAGCTCTTTAGAAGCAATTGCTGTTGCTAGTTAGAAGAAAATGGCATCACAATTCTCGATCATGCTAATTGATGCTATTGCTCAATAGGAAGACAAATACCAGTGACTTAGTACTCAAACTAGCATTTGGATTAGAAACATTTTGGCCAATTGAATATGCTATATATTCAGTATTACTATAAAAGACGAGCATGCATCAGACTAATTGCATTAAACATGAAACTAAGTTTTTGACATGCTAAAAAGGGCACGATGTTAGGTCCAGGCATTTGAACCACTAATCCTCCTAGTACGTAGTTCAagtttgacataaaaaaaataaaaatattaccgattcaaaaaaggaacaaaaaaGCATGTAGATAAACTAATATGCTGAAAAATTACAAAGTCCAGCTACTAGTACCTCATTGCACCATCGGCATCAAACTCAGTGCTTTGGAAAGAGCTCCAGATACAGATCTTTTAACTTTGACCTTCTAAACAGGTGGCaacaatttgaatttatttgattttttacttTTGGTGGATAATTTTCTTCACTACCAGGTCATATGAAAAGGCAAAGCAACAAATCCATAGCCAAGGTCAATCAACCAGATTCAGCATTGACACTTTTGGTGGATAATTTTCTTCACTACCAGGTCATATGAAAAGGCAAAGCAACAAATCCATAGTCAAGGTCAATCAACCAGATTCAGCATTCACAATATGTGACTGATTCGACtaggaattttaattttctaccaACTCTCTAGATTTTCATTCTTGAATGCCAGTGAAAGGTGAACAGCAAAAAAATACCTGGCCTGAAGAACGCTGAAAGCCCAAAGTCAATTGTCTTCAGTGGCGACTCCTCGTCCTTGCTGATAAACAGAAAATTCTCAGGCTTCAAGTCCCTATGCATAACCCCTAAAGAATGGCATGATTCAACAACACCGACTATTATCCTGGCAAGCTCAGCGGCCTTTTTCTCCGTATAGTGTCCCCTCTGTATAATCCTATCAAAAAGCTCCCCACCTGAACAGAGTTCCATAATAACATGAACAGCAACAGCATCCTCATAAGCACCCACTATAGATATCACATTTGGGTGACCTGCCATGTGATGCATTATCTGAATCTCCCTCCTAACATCCTCCACATCCTCTCGGGTTGTCAACTTCCTCTTGGCAATGGACTTGCAGGCAAACTCCTTCCCAGTTTCCTTCTCCAAGCAAAGAAACGTTGTCCCAAATTGCCCTTGTCCAAGCTTCCTCCCCAGACTATAAATCTCCTTCATATTCCCGGTTTTCCTCTGCAACACAGAGTCGACCAGAAGTCCCATACTGGATGCCCGCTTAACATGATTAGACGGGTTCTGTTTTCCAGCCTCCCCGTTATTGCTCACCTCCTTTCTTGCAATTGTCATCTCCCTCTTGACAGACTTTGTAGTATCCACAGTCATTTTCACCGGTTCAGGTGGAACACACTGGACGACAGCAGGAGGCTCAGATCCTCCTGATTCCGCCGGTTTGTCTCGTTTACCCTGACTGCTGGAGGGGCTGGCTTCTCCATCAGAAGGATTGGCAGGAGGAAGTGTGTTATTTGGTGGACGGGTCTTCCAAATTGCTGCTGTAACAGTATGCATGAAGCCATTTTGGCCCAATTTGGGTCCTACGCATGAGTTCCCCATCCAAATACCCAATCAATCTCGGGAAGCCCTATCCCTCTCGAATCTCAATATTCGAAACAGGCTCTTTAGATTCCATTAGTAATGACAATACCATCCGATTCAAATCCAACATGCCTGATCAAACCACGTTAGATCATTCGTCAAAGCCTCGTTGCCTTCCAAAGCAGAAAATTCAAGCCGAAAGTGTGTTCTACTACGGAACAGAAAAGGAACGGAACACAAGATCTCAGAATGTGAATCCCAGATTATACAAAACCAATAAATAAACCTGGAAAATCGCCAGAATCAATGGTAAATCcttattttaaagataaaagaaagaaatggaacaTATAATGTCCTCAACGGAAGACGAACTCTAATTTTCAGAAAACGAGAATGCGACCAGACAGCGAATCAAAAATTCAGGAAATCTGACGCGCAAAAATAGGATGGAAGATATGTTTAACGtgaaatatgtatgtatattcaCATTAATGCATGAGAAGCAGAGGAAAAGTGTGAAAATGGGAGAACAAATCGAAGGAAAAGATCCAAGAGAGAATCACCTGAGACAGTAAGTAAAGAAAGAGATGATAAATAGAGGGCGAGTGGGGCGAGTCCACTCGGAGAAGCAGATGAATCGATGGCAAATGGGGATGGTTCAAAATTCCAGCATAGTTTGGTTTCAGTCAACAAATGAACGCCATTGCCATTTCAAAACTGTACCATAGAGATAaaattggagagagagaaagagaaaaacagTTTTGTTTGATTAAAATTATGAATCACTAACTATTATCTACAGATGGAATGATATAATTAATCATTCCGTATCTCTATCTATGCTTTT
This window harbors:
- the LOC127789701 gene encoding calcium-dependent protein kinase 20-like, which translates into the protein MGNSCVGPKLGQNGFMHTVTAAIWKTRPPNNTLPPANPSDGEASPSSSQGKRDKPAESGGSEPPAVVQCVPPEPVKMTVDTTKSVKREMTIARKEVSNNGEAGKQNPSNHVKRASSMGLLVDSVLQRKTGNMKEIYSLGRKLGQGQFGTTFLCLEKETGKEFACKSIAKRKLTTREDVEDVRREIQIMHHMAGHPNVISIVGAYEDAVAVHVIMELCSGGELFDRIIQRGHYTEKKAAELARIIVGVVESCHSLGVMHRDLKPENFLFISKDEESPLKTIDFGLSAFFRPGETFTDVVGSPYYVAPEVLRKHYGQECDVWSAGVIIYILLSGVPPFWDETEQGIFEQVLKGELDFVSEPWPSISDSAKDLVRKMLLRDPKKRITAHEVLCHPWVQVKGVAPDKPLDSAVLSRLKQFSAMNKLKKIAIRVIAENLSEEEIAGLKEMFKMIDTDNSGQITLEELKKGLERVGASLKDSEINGLMQAADVDNSGAIDYGEFIAAMIHLNKIQKEDHLYAAFSYFDKDGSGYITRDELQQACEQFGLGDAHLDEVIREVDQDNDGRIDYNEFVAMMQATGFEMKGSQKIGFREAFKLG